The nucleotide window TCTAGATGTTCTCGATGTAAACTCTAAAAAGTAAACTATTTGGTATACTAAACTCTATGGCAATCAACGCACGCTCAACACAATCATTCGTACCGATCAAAGAAGTTCGGGATGGCGTTGTTGTACTTAAAGATGGTGGTTTGCGTGCTGTGATTATGGCATCTTCTGTAAACCTATCGCTTAAGTCTAGTGATGAACAACAAGCTATAATTATGCAATTCCAAACCTTCTTGAATTCTTTGGAATTTTCGACTCAAATAATTGTTCAATCTAGGAGATTGGACATAAAACCATACTTACTTACACTTGAGAATCGAATGAAGGATCAAGTCGAACCCCTACTTAAAGTTCAAACAAAAGAGTATATAGAATTTATAAGATCATTTACAGAACAGGTGAACATAATGACAAAGAACTTTTTTATAGTAGTACCTTATTCTGCAGCTCCATTGTCAAAGCAGGGTAGTATAACAAAGGCATTTTCCGATCTTACTGGTGCTGGAGATAAAGTTAGTCAAAAAAATGACGCACTATCTTTATTTGAAGAAAAAAGAACCCAGTTAGAGCAGCGTGTTGCAGTTATTCAACAGGGTCTTAATCGTTGTGGTGTGCGTAGTACAAAACTTGGGACAGAAGAAGTGATAGAACTTTTTTATAAAGTATTTAATCCTGGTGAGACTGAACAAAATATAAAAATATAATTATGGGAATTTTAGATAAAATTTTAGGTAAATCAAGTAAAAAAGCAGACGAACACCAAGTTTTGCCTGTTTTACCAGAGGAAATATATCAAGCGGCAACTCTAGAACTTCAGGATGTTATCGCGCCATCAGCACTACAAGTTGAGCCAAAGGCTTTGCATTTGGGTGATAAAATAGCTCGTACTTTTTTTGTAATTTCTTATCCAAGATATCTTACTGATAACTGGTTTGCGCCAATCATCAACTTAGATAAAATATTTGATGTTTCTTTTTTCATACACCCTATTGATACAGCTACAATATTGCGTCAATTTCAGAAAAAAGTTGCTGAGGTGCAAAGTCAGATAAATATGAGAGAGAGCCGTGGTCTTGTTCGTGACCCAATACTTGATACTGCGTACCGCGACCTAGAAAGTTTGCGTGATAGTTTGCAACAAGCCCAAGAAAAGATGTTTGATGTTGGTTTGTATATAACAATGTATGCCGACAATGAAGATGAGCTTTTCAAGTTGGAAAATGAAATAAAGTCTATCTTAGATGCCAAGCTAGTGTATCTAAAGCCAGCACTGTTTCAGCAGGAAGAAGGATTTAAGAGTGTAATTCCAATAGGTACAGATCTTCTTGGTGTACACCAGAAGCTTAATTCTGAACCTCTTTCTAGTATTTTCCCATTCGTTTCTTTTGACCTTACTTCTGATAAGGGTATTTTATATGGCGTAAATCGACACAATTCAAGCTTGGTTATATTCGACCGTTTCTCACTTGAAAACTATAACTCTATTACTTTTGCAAAATCTGGTTCTGGTAAATCTTATGCCACAAAACTAGAGCTTATTCGTACTCTCATGTTCGACACAGAAGTGATTGTGATAGACCCAGAGCGTGAATATGAATACTTGGCTGAAGCGGTAGGTGGAAGATATTTCAATATTTCACTATCTAGTGATCACCACATCAATCCTTTTGATCTTCCTATACCTCGTGAAGATGAAACAGCTAGTGATGTGCTTCGCTCCAATACAATCAACTTGGTTGGGTTGTTTAGAATAATGCTCGGCGGCCTTACTCCAGAAGAAGATGCAATTATTGATCGTGCGATAACTGAGACATATGCTATCAAGGATATCACTGCAAATTCTGATTTCTCGAATATTGAACCACCGCTTTTGTCTGACTTTGAAATGGTTTTATCAGGAATGGAGAATACCGAATCCGTTGTTCAGAAGTTGCAAAAGTACACTCGCGGTAGTTGGGCAGGTTTCTTAAATCAGCCTTCAAACGTTGATATCAATAAAAAATTCGTAGTGTTTTCAGTGCGTGATATGGAAGACGAACTCAAGCCTGTTGCGATGTATATTGTTACTCACTACATTTGGAATGCAGTACGTAAAAATCTACGCAAAAGATTGCTTGTAGTGGACGAGGCATGGTGGATGATGAAAAGTGAAGACACAGCATCTTTCTTGTACTCAATTGCCAAGCGCGGAAGAAAATACTATCTAGGACTAATGACCATAACACAAGACGTGGGGGACTTCTTGAAAAGTCCGTACGGATTGCCGATCGTAACAAACTCTTCTATTCAATTGCTGTTGAAACAATCTCCTAGTTCTATAGATGTTCTTCAAAAGACTTTCAATTTAACAGATGAAGAAAAGTATCTTCTTTTAGAATCAGGAGTCGGAGAGGGAATATTTTTTGCTGGATTAAAGCATGTCGCCATAAAGATTATTGCTTCATATACTGAAGATCAGATCATAACATCTGATCCATCACAAGTATTGGCCATCCAGAAAGCTAAAAAGGATTTAGAAGAAGCGTCTAGTTAGTCCTTGTATACAGTAGATGCTTATTTTATAATAGTTTTAATGAATAAAAAGCGATATCGTCTACTTTACTCTATTTTTCAATCACAATTTTCTCTGTGATTATGTTCTCTGCACCTTTTAGCACAAGCGCACTTGTTGGCAGTGATGTTATTGCAGAAATTACTCCAGAAATACCTGGCCCAAATGAACAAGTTACAATCAGGCTTACTAGTTATGCTATAGATTTGAATAGTTCACTAATTACTTGGAAGATTGGTGGTAAAACAGTTTTATCAAAAAACGGAGCCGTTTCCTATACTTTAAGTTCTGGTGCTAGTGGTTCTAGAACTACA belongs to Candidatus Nomurabacteria bacterium and includes:
- a CDS encoding DUF87 domain-containing protein, which produces MGILDKILGKSSKKADEHQVLPVLPEEIYQAATLELQDVIAPSALQVEPKALHLGDKIARTFFVISYPRYLTDNWFAPIINLDKIFDVSFFIHPIDTATILRQFQKKVAEVQSQINMRESRGLVRDPILDTAYRDLESLRDSLQQAQEKMFDVGLYITMYADNEDELFKLENEIKSILDAKLVYLKPALFQQEEGFKSVIPIGTDLLGVHQKLNSEPLSSIFPFVSFDLTSDKGILYGVNRHNSSLVIFDRFSLENYNSITFAKSGSGKSYATKLELIRTLMFDTEVIVIDPEREYEYLAEAVGGRYFNISLSSDHHINPFDLPIPREDETASDVLRSNTINLVGLFRIMLGGLTPEEDAIIDRAITETYAIKDITANSDFSNIEPPLLSDFEMVLSGMENTESVVQKLQKYTRGSWAGFLNQPSNVDINKKFVVFSVRDMEDELKPVAMYIVTHYIWNAVRKNLRKRLLVVDEAWWMMKSEDTASFLYSIAKRGRKYYLGLMTITQDVGDFLKSPYGLPIVTNSSIQLLLKQSPSSIDVLQKTFNLTDEEKYLLLESGVGEGIFFAGLKHVAIKIIASYTEDQIITSDPSQVLAIQKAKKDLEEASS